A region from the Benincasa hispida cultivar B227 chromosome 12, ASM972705v1, whole genome shotgun sequence genome encodes:
- the LOC120068184 gene encoding flowering time control protein FPA isoform X4 has translation MPLPPKLSRQLHRESDVADMPSNSLWVGNLSIDVTDADLMNLFAQFGALDSVTSYSSRSYAFIFFKHMEDAQAAKEALQGFFLRGSPIKIEFARPAKPCRNLWVGGISPAVSREQLEEEFSKFGKIDEFKFLRDRNTAFVEYVRLEDASQALRMMNGKRIGGDQIRVDFLRSQPMRRDQWPDTRDGHGQLQGRNVGMGDFQSGYKRPLHAQSSEVRRDGPPSKVLWIGYPPSVQIDEQMLHNAMILFGEIERITSFHSRHFAFVEFRSVDEARRAKEGLQGRLFNDPRITIMFSNSDPGPVKEHPGFYPGGKEARPDMFFNEHQIRPPPMDLMGHPHPMVQNKFPGPLPSSGILGPNTAVRPPPFGPPQGISGPPEFNDLATPHSFQDANSKNMMGPNWRRQSPPAPGILSSPATGIRPPPPVRSTPNSWDVLDVNQFQRDTKRLRIDGPASLDDASFPPRKMDNRGMGFDQQYGVGPVSDGGSSVAYANAPAKTPAIPIGARAPVNGPGQSHAENDFIWRGIIAKGGTPVCHARCVPIGEGIGSELPEVVNCSARTGLDQLTKHYAEATGFDIVFFLPDSEDDFASYTEFLRYLGAKNRAGVAKFDDGTTMFLVPPSEFLRKVLKVSGPERLYGLVLKFPQVSISEPAPQQSYLPILTSDYGERQHVLPSQTEYGTVPPKQDQLPPMDYKRVLHDETKEPPKPLLPTSEPLPLAVQPLPQEYSGNNNTAAISQAGLALTPELIATLVSLLPGKTQSSSIESAKQPAVSPQPPIPPVVSNKGATSEGWMVGHQSSDLTGQPFQPMGNHFNPQGQSLSQFQPYPPLPQTPNQLAPQVIGTSQIQDAAVSLPQQQQVPIPYRPLSTYSAPPENAQASGLALANTQYQHDVSQVNQRGYGSVNGVDTYGYGAPVMQQSTNTVTLSNQDAAFATCQPWHWHWDQ, from the exons ATGCCGCTTCCTCCCAAACTGAGCCGACAACTGCACAGGGAATCAGACGTTGCGGATATGCCTTCCAACAGCTTGTGGGTTGGTAACTTATCCATAGATGTCACCGATGCGGATCTCATGAATTTGTTTGCGCAGTTTGGTGCGCTTGATAGTGTCACTTCCTATTCCTCCAGGAGCTAcgctttcatcttcttcaagcaCATGGAGGATGCTCAAGCGGCCAAGGAGGCTCTTCAGGGTTTTTTTCTGCGTGGGAGTCCTATCAAAATCGAGTTTGCCAGACCG GCCAAACCTTGTAGGAATTTGTGGGTGGGTGGAATTAGCCCAGCTGTTTCAAGGGAACAACTTGAAGAAGAATTTTCCAAATTTGgtaaaattgatgaatttaaGTTTTTGCGAGATCGGAATACTGCATTTGTTGAGTATGTTCGATTGGAAGATGCATCACAGGCTTTGAGAATGATGAATGGGAAACGCATTGGTGGAGACCAGATTCGAGTTGATTTTCTTCGGTCACAGCCAATGAGAAGA GATCAGTGGCCAGACACCAGAGATGGGCATGGACAGCTTCAGGGTAGAAATGTGGGGATGGGTGATTTCCAATCTGGTTATAAAAGACCACTG CATGCTCAATCTTCAGAAGTGCGTAGAGATGGACCTCCCAGTAAGGTTTTGTGGATTGGTTACCCTCCATCTGTTCAAATTGATGAACAAATGCTCCACAATGCAATGATTTTATTTGGTGAGATAGAGAGAATTACGAGTTTCCATTCTAGGCATTTTGCATTTGTAGAATTTAGAAGTGTTGATGAAGCACGACGTGCTAAGGAGGGTCTACAAGGACGGCTTTTTAATGATCCTCGGATTACTATTATGTTTTCAAACAGTGATCCGGGACCCGTAAAAGAGCACCCTGGCTTTTATCCTGGTGGTAAAGAGGCTAGGCCTGATATGTTCTTCAATGAGCATCAAATCCGTCCTCCACCAATGGACCTGATGGGACATCCTCACCCAATGGTGCAAAATAAGTTTCCTGGACCACTGCCATCTAGTGGTATTCTTGGACCAAACACAGCAGTAAGACCACCACCCTTTGGTCCTCCACAGGGTATCTCAGGGCCCCCTGAGTTTAATGACTTGGCCACACCGCATAGTTTCCAGGAtgcaaattcaaaaaatatgaTGGGTCCAAATTGGAGAAGGCAATCTCCTCCTGCACCTGGGATACTTTCTTCTCCAGCTACTGGTATTCGTCCACCTCCACCAGTGAGGTCCACTCCAAATTCATGGGATGTTTTGGATGTAAATCAATTCCAGAGGGATACCAAACGATTAAGGATAGATGGTCCAGCATCCTTAGACGATGCTTCTTTTCCTCCAAGAAAGATGGATAACCGGGGCATGGGTTTTGATCAGCAATATGGGGTTGGTCCAGTAAGTGATGGAGGTTCTTCTGTTGCATATGCCAATGCTCCAGCGAAGACTCCTGCTATTCCTATAGGTGCAAGGGCACCAGTGAATGGTCCTGGCCAGAGCCATGCTGAAAATGATTTTATATGGCGTGGAATAATTGCCAAGGGAGGAACACCTGTTTGTCATGCACGTTGTGTCCCAATTGGCGAAGGAATAGGAAGTGAGCT TCCTGAAGTAGTCAATTGTTCAGCAAGAACTGGGCTGGATCAACTCACTAAACATTATGCTGAAGCCACTGGATTCGACATTGTATTTTTCTTGCCAGATAGTGAGGATGATTTTGCATCCTATACCGAATTCCTGCGTTACCTAGGTGCAAAAAACCGTGCAGGTGTTGCTAAGTTTGATGATGGAACGACAATGTTTTTGGTTCCTCCTTCTGAGTTTTTGAGAAAAGTCTTGAAAGTTTCTGGTCCTGAACGGCTTTATGGTCTCGTTCTCAAATTTCCTCAGGTGTCTATTAGTGAACCTGCTCCCCAACAGTCATATCTACCCATTCTCACATCTGACTATGGTGAGAGACAGCATGTTTTGCCTTCACAAACTGAATATGGGACGGTGCCTCCAAAGCAGGATCAACTTCCTCCAATGGATTATAAAAGGGTTTTGCATGACGAAACCAAGGAGCCCCCCAAACCACTTCTGCCCACAAGTGAGCCACTACCGCTAGCAGTTCAGCCCTTGCCTCAAGAGTATTCTGGTAACAATAATACAGCTGCAATCTCGCAAGCTGGGTTAGCATTAACACCCGAGCTTATTGCCACCTTGGTTTCTTTACTGCCTGGTAAGACACAGTCATCCAGTATAGAGAGTGCCAAACAACCAGCAGTCTCACCACAACCTCCAATTCCTCCTGTTGTTTCTAATAAAGGGGCTACATCTGAGGGATGGATGGTAGGTCATCAATCTTCTGATCTAACCGGTCAGCCATTTCAGCCAATGGGAAATCATTTTAATCCTCAGGGACAGAGCCTTTCTCAATTTCAGCCTTATCCACCTCTCCCCCAGACACCAAACCAGCTTGCACCACAGGTCATTGGAACAAGCCAAATCCAAGATGCCGCTGTCAGTCTGCCACAGCAGCAGCAGGTACCCATTCCTTACAGGCCTTTGTCTACTTATTCTGCTCCTCCTGAAAATGCACAAGCTTCTGGTTTGGCCTTGGCCAATACTCAGTATCAGCATGACGTCTCACAAGTTAACCAGAGAGGTTATGGGTCAGTCAATGGAGTTGATACTTATGGGTATGGTGCACCAGTTATGCAACAATCAACAAATACTGTGACCTTATCTAATCAAG ATGCAGCATTTGCAACCTGCCAACCTTGGCACTGGCACTGGGACCAGTGA